The Cytobacillus oceanisediminis genomic interval TTGATAAAATTATATATGTCTATTTTTTCTTGTGCCGAAGCACCCATTAAAGCAGCTACTCTTTCTGCAATCCTATGATTAATTTCAGATTTAGCAGTACTAAATAAACACTCTAAGGCAGTACAATACAAAACTATTTTCATGGGTAACGCATGACTGGTTCTTGCCCCCATTGTAAAATACTGTGCCTTAAACATTCTGCCAGGATTACCTTTTTTATAAAAATGATTGCTTTCTGGATATTTACCTCCAAAAGTCTCCTCTTTTATTTCATCAAGGGAAATTGGTGTGAAAGTTTGTATAGCTGAATCAATTTCATTTCTTGTAAACTCACTTATACCTTCTTCACAAGAAGCAACTTTAAATATTTCTCCTAAAGAAGCTTTAAATGAACGACCATCTTCTATACTATCTTTATAAGTAATCAAAAATCCATCTCTAACATAAATACCATTATCTTTTACAAGCCAGAGGTCTGTTACAAAACTTTGTGCCTCTCTAAGAAAAGCAAAAGTAGTCATTGTGCCTTTTTTACCCATTTCTTCCATAGACGAAATTTCAGGGAATTCTCCATACTTATAGTAATAAACAGTATCATTAAATTCATCAACAGAGTGAACACCCGCTGTCGATTGCATCAATATGGAATTAAGGATTTCCGATCTTACTTCCTCCCCATTGGAAATCCTAGTTCCAGGATACAGTTGTATTCCTTTATTTAATTTAACATCTATTTTCATATGATGAAGAATTGTTATAAACTTGTATTTCATTTCTAATTAACTCCTTTAGAAGAATATAAAAATTAGTTCGAGATAACTTTTAATATCCTTCTAAATTGACGATTATTTATAAATATGTTGTAGTACCTCTAAAATAAAAAGTCTATTTAATCAATTGAACCCATTAAGTTATGCCTTTTGACTTCAAAACAGCCTGTAACTTCTTTTGAGTATTAGGGCCATATATCCCATCTACTTCATAAGGCAAATAAACCATCTGAAAGCGCCTTAAGGCATCTTTAGTTTTTGCCCCGTATATACCATCGGCAGTACCACATTTGAAATAAACAGCGTTCAAAGCTCGCTGCAGTTTCTTAACGTTCTCCCCTTTGCTTCCTTCCCTTAAAACTCCAGAAGGCAATGGATACCTGTATGTTTCCTGAGCTTTTTTAGGCTGATCAGGTTTCGGTGTGTATGCATTTTTGGCTTTCCCTAAATTAATCTTCTGGCCAATCTTTAGCTTGTTAGGATCCACACCTGGATTTGCGACAATCAAATCATTCACAGTAATGCCATCAATGTTGTTAGCAAGCCCCCAGAATGTATCACCTTCTTGGATAACATGAAAATCAGGAGATGTTTTAGAAGGTACATTCCCATCGAGAAACTTAAACACTTTCTGATAATCAAATACGCAGCAGGCTTTCCAAGAATACCCCGGCATTTCTTGATGTGATTTGTCGCGCTGACCAATTCCATCTTTAACAAGGGCTGCCTGTAATTCATCGATGGTCGCCTTTGTTGCGTCATCTAATTTTTCTGTTCGGAAATCACCAGCAACGCAGATTCCAAGAGCAAATTGATTGCTGTCACCTACATGATAAGTGCGCATACTAATATCATTAGCATATACAATTCTAGCTCGCTCGCCTTTAGTAGTTTTCACTTTATTTTTCGGCTCAATTACTAAATGATAACCAACACCAGGCCATCCTAGAGAAACATGATACCTTGCAAAAGCTTCAGCAGTTGAACCTGCAAGATTGCTTTTCGTTAAGGAATGATGCCAAACCCGATCAGTGATTTTCTTTACCCTTTTTGAATATGCTCCTTTTTTCGGAAGCTTCCCTCTCATATCCACAAGTTGCGGCAGTTTTTCAAATGCATATGCCATAATAACCTCTCCTTTTTATATAAATAAAGCCACCCGGAAGGGCAGCTTATTTGCCGTCATCTTCAAATGCATTAGATGAGCTGAATGGTTTTACCGTATTATCTTTCTTCATCAATCCTTGTGCCTGTAGAGCCTTTTTCTGCAGCTGGGCCTTCTTGCTGGTGTACGTGTTCTTCCAAACAGTCCAGGCATTAACAGCAATAAAAATACTAAGAATCACAAAGTTTGCTATATCATTGGCAAATGGAGTGATATCGACATTGGAGATTCCGTTTAGGCCTAATGCAAATAAAGAAAGCCACCCACTTAAAAGGATGGCCCAGTCTTTCCACGTTTTCGGTTGTTCGTACATTTTAACTACCTCCAAATATTTTTGTGATTTGATCCCATTGCGAAATGACAATTGATAATACTCCTACAATTCCGGTCCCCCCCAATAACCCAAGAAATATATCTTTGCGTGTGGTTATTTTCAAGGTTTTTATGCCGTACATTTGCTCTAGCAGTTTTTGGTTCATGGTATTTTGATCGTTCAGCATCGTCTTAGTTGAACTAAACTCTGTTAGCAATGTATTTTGTGTCTGTAGCTGTACTTTTTCCATATCCGAAATCTTGGTGATTACCTTGTCATAGTTGTCTTCCAACTTTGATATTCTCTCTTCATGATCGTCTAGTCTCTGTGGCACGTCCATCTCCTCCAATGTCCATTGCCCCCCCCTTTTTAACACAATATATTGTTCTCTATAAAATTACTCTGCAGGTGGCTGGTAATCCCCAGCCAAAAACTCTACACCACTATCTATAAGGTGTTCGTATGTTGCAGGCTTTAGTGATTCTGGAACATCCTCAAAAGCAGTCTTTCCTAAAATCACTCGCTGTGCAAAAAACATGGCCATCATGAAATCATCTCCTATTAGTTTTAGTATTTTATATATAAAAAATCGGACTATCATGGGTACACTAGCATTGCCATCTCAGCAATGAGCTCCTCGTGAAAGTCCGATCTATCTGAAGACGCTTGAATCTGCGCTTTTAATAAAGTGTTTTCTTGTTTTAACAAATCAAGTTCTGCCGTTCCTTTTGTTCGGTTATCTTCGTATTCTATATATTCTGCCGTTGCACCCTCTACCCATCCATTCTCTGTCCACCGCGGTTTATACAACAAAGGCGGGACAGGTTCTTTTATTAGGTTTGACTCCAATATGTCCGTATCCTTCACGATAACGGGATCAATAATAAAGCCATTTTCATCGATGATGTTAGCTTCGATAAACAAGTTATTCACCTCTTTTTAATTACCATACAAGAAATAAATTCCGTCAAGAGATAGCCAATTACCTGAAACCGTCGCAGTAACAACACCCGTTGTACTTATGCTTATACGTGATGTTCCAACGGAAGAGTTTGACCATGTGGTGAAAGTTAATAACGCGCTTGGACGATACCCGGCAGGAAGTGTAAAAATGTGTTTCCCGTCAGCAGATCCTGTTAAAAATCCGCGTAAATGAACATGCCCCAATGCGTCTTTATAATAAGCAGCTGTTTGATAACCTCCGCCATAATTTGAAACCCCATTCAGCAGCGTTGGCGCAATCCATCCTCGGTCTGCTGTTGAAATAATATTATCTCCAATCATACTCATGCCCGTGGCTATTAATCTGGCTTTCTCAGCTCCATAAGCTAACAACCTCAAATAATTATCAGCAAAGATATCTATATGAGTAACACCGTTTGTGTTCCCAGCTGAAACGGAACCGCCTTTTAGGTCTTTGTTCAAATTATTCATGAAAAGGCCATTGCCATTTACTTTCGCACTGGTGAGCGCACCTATAAATGCCTCAAGTTGGCTTCCGGACATTTGAACATACCAACCATCTTTCTCTGACTTTATGGTGTCATTTTCAATTGTGACTGTACCTTTTGCGCCTGTTATAGAAATCTTTCCCGAGAAGGTTCCGGAAGCTCCTGTAAGATTTCCTTTGAACCAGACATTACCGGCATTATCGACAATAAATTGATCATTTACATTAAGTCCAAGCAATGACTTTATATGTTTTGCTAAAATAGCCCCATCAACAATTAACTCTTCGGTAACCATTCTATTGACGTGAATATTGTCTACATAGAACCTATTTGTTGTCTCAGTATTGTTAGTGAAAGATACCCACAGTTGAAGGTAATAACAGCCTGACGGAACAGTGTAAACCCCTTCTTTAGTTTCAAAGGAGAGGTTTTTAGTAGCCCATATAAGAGGTGCATCCCAGTTACTTAAAGCTTGCTTAGCAGCATTATACCGCCTGAATCCAATTCTTCCATGGTTTGTTCCGGCTGTATTTAAGTAACGGGCCTCAGCAGTTACATAAAACTTTTGACCAGGGATAACGGGAATTAAATTAGAAGCATAATAGTCTGCATTTCCACCGTTTCTAGCATCTAGCTCCATACATCGATTGGAACCGTTCCCTTGCTGAAAGCTTGAAATGTCTGCTACCCTTCCATAAACAGAGTAAGTCCAAAACTTAGGAGTAGTTCCAGGCGCATCATCTTCAAAATGACCATTTTCACAAAGGTTATGTCCTCCAGGTAGTCCTTGTGGTCCTTGAGGACCAGGGTCTCCGGTATCACCTTTATCGCCTTTAGGACCTTGGATAAGAGACCAAGAATATTTTGTTGGGTCGGTTGAATCAGCTTCGGTATAGTCGCTATAAACACCAATATATGTCTTACCAGTGGATACAGTAGTTGAGAATCCTGCAGTACCTGTTGAGTTAGTAGCCCATGCTGTATGAAAATACGGAGTCCTTCCATCGCTACCAGGATCTCCAGGGACCCCCTTATCACCTTTATCTCCTTTACTTCCCATAGGGGCAAAGAATATGTCGGTAATTTGATTCTTTGAAGAAAGGTCAGTGATTGAGCTATCGATATATAGCTTCAATCCAGCCGATACAGCTTTTGTCCTCTTTAGCTCTCCGTTATGATAGTATCTAATACTTTCTCCATCATAAGTAATCTGAAGAGAATCTCCTTCTGCATACGCTCCACAAGTTTGAACATTAGACCCATTTTCAAATACAAATAAGTTACCTCTATTCATATAGAACGCATAGTCTAAAGACGGATAGTTAGCATCGGTAGCTGGGTCTGAATTCAAACCGAACATTGAGTTTGTTCCAATATCTCCTGCTTTGAAACTTAAGAACGCACCACCAGTAAACGATTCTTGTGTATACGCTTGTTCATTCCAACCAGTTGTTCCTCCAGACTTTCGAATATTACCCTTAGCATCGATTGCAATGTTACTTGTTTTCACCCAATTATATGATATAACTGGTGATAATAAGTCATCGGGATGAGGCGCATATGGAGGGACTTCATCCTCTTCGGATAACATAATATCAGTAAAGAAGAAGTCTCCAGTGGCATCACGAACGTACATTTGAATACGAATTTCTGTAAATCCAGAACTAATTGTCGTAAATGTTGCACTTCTTTTTACAAATGATGTTGACGGATCAAGCGATATTCCATTAGAACCAGATACATAAGCTCCGTTGTTATAGTACTCAATATATAATCGAGTATGGGGGTTAGTAGGTCCCACAGCTTTATTAATAACTTTCAGTAAAGCCGATAAGGTATATTGAGTGTTAGGTTTAGCAGCGAACGATTGCCAAACTATTTTGCTAATACCTATAGCACCTGAAATCTTAAATGCTTTTCTACCATCCTCAACAACCAAAGAGCCATTACCTGTGCCTGTCCAACTTTCAACACCTTTATCAAAGTTACCATTTCTCAAAAGGTTCCAAGTAAAGGAATCGCCTTTATCACCTTGCGCCCCAGTCTCTCCTTTTACCTTATTCCAAGTATACAAAGCGACATTAGTACTATCAGCAGAGTTAAAGTCAACGTAAGTTCCGATCCACTCCCCAACAGTTTCTCCACTATTTGCTGTGAAAGTTTTCCCACCATCATTAGAGTATTTAATATGCAAGTAACTTGTTTTTCCGTCAGCACCCGGCTCCCCTGGTAAACCATCAGTACCTTTTATTAAACTCCAAGAGTAAGATGCGTATCCGGTAGGTGCTGTCGCTGTAGTTGTAACTGCTGTACCGATATATTTAGCATTAGTAGGATCGGTAGCCATTGGGTTTCCGTTGGCATTTTGACTATATCGAACCCATAGATAAGCACTTGTTCCATTGGCACCATCTTTACCATCGAAATAGTCAACCCCTTTAACAGGAGTATAACCAGGGTCACCTTTATCGCCCTTATCACCTTTTACTTTATTCCAAGTATAAGCAGAAACACTTGTACTATCGGTAGAAGTAAAATCAACATAGGTACCAATCCATGTACCTACGGTCTCTCCGTTATTGGCTGTAAAAGTAGCCCCTCCATCGTTTGAATATTTAATGTGGAGGTAACTTGTTCGTCCATCTGATCCACTTTCCCCTGGTAAGCCCTGATCCCCTTTAATCAAACTCCATCGATAGGAAGTATTAGCTGTAGGTGCAGCAGAAGTTGCAGTTGTGGCTATCCCTATATATTTCGCCCCTGTGGGGTCAGTCGTCATAGAGCTACCATCAGCATTTTGGCTGTATCGGACATGCAGATAACTGGAGTTCCCATCCTGCCCATCTTTACCATCAAAATAGTCAACACCCTTTATTGGGGTATATCCGTCATTTCCCTTTTCCCCTTTCGGTCCTTGAATTAATGCCCAGGTGTAATCTGCAGGATTATTCGACTCCTCTTGAACCAACTTATTTTGAGCAATACCAATGTACTTTTTACCGGTTGGATTATCCGAAAGTCCGTACCCGCTTGAATCATCTCCATATTTAATCCATGTATAGGTAGGTTGTCCATTCTCTCCAGTTGGTCCTGGCACCCCTTGAGGCCCCCTGAAAAGTGACCAAGTATAATCGGCAGGATCCATAGAAGGAGTTTCGTCTGTCTGATTATAGGCAATCCCAATATAGTTTTTCCCGGTAGAGTCCTGGCTCATATTGAGACCATTTGCATCATCCGCGTACATAATCCAGGTAACGCTACCGTTCAATGGGATCCATTTATTTAAAATAGAATCCCATGTGTGTGCAACCTCCACGGACCCTCCTGTTTTAATCCAAATAATATTCGGCTTTCCTGGTGGTGCAGTCGGGGATTTTATGACCTTTGTTGCATAGAGATCCTGTAGCTCTCTCCAAGTTTTCATGATATCTTCTTTTTTATATTCAATGACCTCTCCGAGCTTGAAGGTCTTTTTTGATTTATTGAAGACAGAACGATCAACAAAAATAACCCTCGAATCCAAGTACATTGGAGGGTTAAAATGCTCATCTTTGATTTTTGCGGAATCTCCTAACCTGGTTATCTCGTGCTCATAACCGAGGATGTGTTCCAGGCTTACTGCTTCTACTTCATATTCTACAGTTGCAGATATCCGTTTTTTCAACTCCATTTCCCCAAGTTGAGTGAGCCTTTCTAGTGTCATATCCTGATCAGAAGTCTCTGGCTCATATAACGCAATTCGGTGTTTGCCCTTCCGATTCCAGTTCTGATATGCAGCATCATTTTTTACAATCACTTCTAGCCTTGTACCATCCTGTCTTTCTGGTCCTAAACAGTGAAGGGCAGTGACAATACGATTGGACAGCACTCTACGTTTAATGCCAATAAGATCCTTTCCAAATGTAATTTCTTTTCCACGGTTAAGTCCTTGTCTCTTAATAAAATCCACATATCGTCCTGTAACGGTATCTCCATTAGTGGTTACCCTGAACCTCAGCTCGCATTCAAATAAAGAAGCAATAGCCAGAAGAGCATCATAAGCATCAAGATGCTTTTCTACTGTCCATTTTCTAGTACCGCTATAATCTACAATTCCAACCTGCCATTCTAGCCCTGAAAGAACTAATCCAGCAGCTGTTTGAATTGATTGGCTATCCAGAACTTGTGGTGAAACTATTTTGGATTGACGGATTTCGGCAAATGAACCTATTGCTTCAACTTCTTTTGTCATTGACGCTGTGTCTTCAAAAGTATAATTTATAACAAATTCTCGATAGTCCCCATCCTCGTCGGGTATCAGAACACGTGATAGACTATTTAGTTTATCAGCATCAGGTTCATTTACTGTAACCGAAAATTTATAAATATCCTCATTATCCTTTATCCCATTTTGATGGCTGTCCTCAATCACTTTTGTTAACCAACCAATTATTTGGTCAGTTTGATGGTGAAGAATATGAATCATCTATATTTATCCCTCCATTCTCCCTCAACTCGACTTATCACATTTGGTGGGTTAAAAACTAAAGCATTGTCGCCTGGTTGGAGATGAAAGAAACGAGATCCGAAATCTTTGCGCATGAAAAAATCCCCATTCTTGAGGATTCTGCTGGCTCCCATATCAAATTCGAATACGTCTCCGTCTTCCCCAATATACGGAATTTGACTTTCTGTAAGTTGATTAAGTTTATAAACCTCCAAGTCCTGGATGCTCATTCGGGAAGGTGTAGATGTGCCGTATGTGGCAATGTGTACGACAACATGTGCAACTTTTCTAGTAAACTGATTTTCCCTATCCTCCCATTCCACGAATTTTCGTGAGGTACGGTTATTTCGGTCACCATTTATAAACTTGGCTACATAAGCAGTCCATTTATTGCCTTTTTTCGTGATCTGCAGTAAGCCATTGAAGTTATGCCAGGTATTCCAGTTGGTGCCGTATTCCGCAATCATAAAATGATTGACAACATTATCCCCGACACGAAGTTCAGCGATATTTCCACCCTGACCTTTTGACATGTCCTTA includes:
- a CDS encoding phage tail spike protein; protein product: MIHILHHQTDQIIGWLTKVIEDSHQNGIKDNEDIYKFSVTVNEPDADKLNSLSRVLIPDEDGDYREFVINYTFEDTASMTKEVEAIGSFAEIRQSKIVSPQVLDSQSIQTAAGLVLSGLEWQVGIVDYSGTRKWTVEKHLDAYDALLAIASLFECELRFRVTTNGDTVTGRYVDFIKRQGLNRGKEITFGKDLIGIKRRVLSNRIVTALHCLGPERQDGTRLEVIVKNDAAYQNWNRKGKHRIALYEPETSDQDMTLERLTQLGEMELKKRISATVEYEVEAVSLEHILGYEHEITRLGDSAKIKDEHFNPPMYLDSRVIFVDRSVFNKSKKTFKLGEVIEYKKEDIMKTWRELQDLYATKVIKSPTAPPGKPNIIWIKTGGSVEVAHTWDSILNKWIPLNGSVTWIMYADDANGLNMSQDSTGKNYIGIAYNQTDETPSMDPADYTWSLFRGPQGVPGPTGENGQPTYTWIKYGDDSSGYGLSDNPTGKKYIGIAQNKLVQEESNNPADYTWALIQGPKGEKGNDGYTPIKGVDYFDGKDGQDGNSSYLHVRYSQNADGSSMTTDPTGAKYIGIATTATSAAPTANTSYRWSLIKGDQGLPGESGSDGRTSYLHIKYSNDGGATFTANNGETVGTWIGTYVDFTSTDSTSVSAYTWNKVKGDKGDKGDPGYTPVKGVDYFDGKDGANGTSAYLWVRYSQNANGNPMATDPTNAKYIGTAVTTTATAPTGYASYSWSLIKGTDGLPGEPGADGKTSYLHIKYSNDGGKTFTANSGETVGEWIGTYVDFNSADSTNVALYTWNKVKGETGAQGDKGDSFTWNLLRNGNFDKGVESWTGTGNGSLVVEDGRKAFKISGAIGISKIVWQSFAAKPNTQYTLSALLKVINKAVGPTNPHTRLYIEYYNNGAYVSGSNGISLDPSTSFVKRSATFTTISSGFTEIRIQMYVRDATGDFFFTDIMLSEEDEVPPYAPHPDDLLSPVISYNWVKTSNIAIDAKGNIRKSGGTTGWNEQAYTQESFTGGAFLSFKAGDIGTNSMFGLNSDPATDANYPSLDYAFYMNRGNLFVFENGSNVQTCGAYAEGDSLQITYDGESIRYYHNGELKRTKAVSAGLKLYIDSSITDLSSKNQITDIFFAPMGSKGDKGDKGVPGDPGSDGRTPYFHTAWATNSTGTAGFSTTVSTGKTYIGVYSDYTEADSTDPTKYSWSLIQGPKGDKGDTGDPGPQGPQGLPGGHNLCENGHFEDDAPGTTPKFWTYSVYGRVADISSFQQGNGSNRCMELDARNGGNADYYASNLIPVIPGQKFYVTAEARYLNTAGTNHGRIGFRRYNAAKQALSNWDAPLIWATKNLSFETKEGVYTVPSGCYYLQLWVSFTNNTETTNRFYVDNIHVNRMVTEELIVDGAILAKHIKSLLGLNVNDQFIVDNAGNVWFKGNLTGASGTFSGKISITGAKGTVTIENDTIKSEKDGWYVQMSGSQLEAFIGALTSAKVNGNGLFMNNLNKDLKGGSVSAGNTNGVTHIDIFADNYLRLLAYGAEKARLIATGMSMIGDNIISTADRGWIAPTLLNGVSNYGGGYQTAAYYKDALGHVHLRGFLTGSADGKHIFTLPAGYRPSALLTFTTWSNSSVGTSRISISTTGVVTATVSGNWLSLDGIYFLYGN
- a CDS encoding HEPN domain-containing protein, with translation MKYKFITILHHMKIDVKLNKGIQLYPGTRISNGEEVRSEILNSILMQSTAGVHSVDEFNDTVYYYKYGEFPEISSMEEMGKKGTMTTFAFLREAQSFVTDLWLVKDNGIYVRDGFLITYKDSIEDGRSFKASLGEIFKVASCEEGISEFTRNEIDSAIQTFTPISLDEIKEETFGGKYPESNHFYKKGNPGRMFKAQYFTMGARTSHALPMKIVLYCTALECLFSTAKSEINHRIAERVAALMGASAQEKIDIYNFIKKAYNYRSVILHGSNISGSEEDLVEFSVRLDNILRQLILADHEVFQKIIIKLMTFS
- a CDS encoding peptidoglycan-binding protein is translated as MAYAFEKLPQLVDMRGKLPKKGAYSKRVKKITDRVWHHSLTKSNLAGSTAEAFARYHVSLGWPGVGYHLVIEPKNKVKTTKGERARIVYANDISMRTYHVGDSNQFALGICVAGDFRTEKLDDATKATIDELQAALVKDGIGQRDKSHQEMPGYSWKACCVFDYQKVFKFLDGNVPSKTSPDFHVIQEGDTFWGLANNIDGITVNDLIVANPGVDPNKLKIGQKINLGKAKNAYTPKPDQPKKAQETYRYPLPSGVLREGSKGENVKKLQRALNAVYFKCGTADGIYGAKTKDALRRFQMVYLPYEVDGIYGPNTQKKLQAVLKSKGIT
- a CDS encoding SPP1 phage holin family protein — protein: MYEQPKTWKDWAILLSGWLSLFALGLNGISNVDITPFANDIANFVILSIFIAVNAWTVWKNTYTSKKAQLQKKALQAQGLMKKDNTVKPFSSSNAFEDDGK